The genome window CTACACCCCGACCGTGCAGGACCCGGCCGGACTGGCCGCCCGCCGGATGCGCACCGAGCTCGACCGCGAGCAGGACCGCTCCACCGTGCTGGCCCGGTTCGTCTCCGACCTCTCCGACGCCGACGAGCGGCTGCTGCGCGAACTCCTCGGCGAGGGCCCGAACGGCCACGACGGCCCGAACGGTCACGACGTCCCGAACGGCCCGCACGGCCGGGACGGCGGCCGCGGGTGATCCTCGTCCTCTGGCTGCCGTTCCTGGTGCCGTTCCTGGCCGCCCCCGCCGCCCGCCGCCTGGCCGAGGCGCTCGCCCCCCGCCCCGCCGCCTGGGTGCTCGGCTGCACCGGCGCGCTGCTGGCCGGCGCCAGCGCCGCCTCGCTCGGCCTGCTGGTGGCCACCGGCCTGCTGCGGATCCCCGCCGTCGCCGCGCTCGGCCACCTCTCCGTGCCCTGGCTGGCCGACGCCTCGCCGACCGCGGAGGTGCTCGCCGCACTCGCCGGCGCCGCCCTGGTGGTGACCGGCGTGCTGACCCTGCGCACCGCCCACCACCAGTACCGCGACCTGCGCCGGGCCCGCACCGCGCTCGGCCTGCCGGCCGCCCGCCGGCCCCGGCTGCGCGACCTGGCCCGCCCGCAGCACTGGCTCGCCCCGACCGGCCACCCGCTGGAGGTGCTGGACGACGACCACGCCGACGCCTTCGCGCTGCCCGGGCGCCCCGGCCGGATCGTCGTCACCGCCGGCATGCTGCGCGCCCTGCCGGCCCCCGAGCGGGCCGCCCTGCTGGCCCACGAGCGCGCTCACCTGACCTCCCGTCACCACCTCTTCCTGGCCGCCGCCGAGTACGCCGCGGTGCTGCACCCGGCGCTGCGCCAGCTGCGCGCCCCGCTCGGCTACCACCTGGAGCGCTGGGCCGACGAGGACGCCGCCCACTCGGTCGGCGACCGCGCGGTGACCGCCCGCGCGGTCGGGCGGGCCGCCCTGGCCGCCGCCCGCACCCCGAGCCGCCGCCCGCTGCTGGCCCCCGCCGCCGCGACCGGCCCGGTCCCCCGCCGGGTGGCCGCGCTGCTCTCGCCCCGGCAGACCACCCTGCTCGCGCCCGCCAAGGGCCCCAGCGCGCGCCGGCGCGCGGTCACCGCGCTCGCGCTGGCCGCCTGCCTGGCCGTCAGCACCGCCGCCACCGCGGTGGCCACCAAGGACCTGCACCGCACCGTCGAGCGGGCCCAGCTCGCCGAGGACGGCGCCCGCCGCTGACCCGGCCGACCAGGGGGGTACCCACCCGATGACCATCACCGTGCTCGGCGAGTGCGTGGCCGACGCCTTCACCACCGACGGCCGCCCCGGCGAGCTGGCGCTCACCGTGCACCCCGGCGGCGGCCCGGCCAACACCGCGACCGCGCTCGGCCGGCTCGGCACCCCGACCCGGTTCCTCGGCCGGCTCTCCGGCGACCCGTTCGGCGCGCTCTTCCGCGCCCGGCTGACCGGCTCCGGGGTGGACCTGGCGGACTGCGTGGCCGCCGCCGAGCCGAGCACCCTGGCGATCGCCGCGCTGGACGCCGACGGGCAGGCGGGCTACACCTTCCACGCCGAGGGCACCGCCGACTTCCAGTGGCAGCCGGCCGAGCTCGCCGCCGTCGACCTCACGGCCTGCACGGCGGTTCACACCGGCTCGCTGGCCCTGGTGCGCGCCCCCGGAGCGGTGGCCGTCGAGGAGTTCCTGGCCCGCGCCGGAGCGCACGCCACCGTATCGATCGACCCCAACCTCAGGCCGCTGCTGGTCGCCCCCGAGCGGTACCGGGAGCGCATCGCGCACTGGTGCGCCCTGGCCGACCTGCTACGCCTCTCCGCCGACGACCTGGCGCTGCTGCACCCCGGGCTGACCCCCGATCAGGCGATCGACCACTGGCACGCGCTGGGCGTCCCGCTGGTCGTGCTCACCCTCGGCGAGCGCGGCGCGCTGGTCTCGCTGCGCGGCGAGCGGGCCACCGTCGAGGCCGTTCGTACCCGGGTGGTCGACACGGTCGGGGCGGGCGACGCGTTCACCGCCGGCCTGCTGCACCGGCTCGGGCTGGCCGGCCTGCTGGGCGGCCGGCTGACCGGCGCCGACCTGCCGCAGGTGACCGCGGCGGCCGCGTACGCCGCCCGGGTCGCCGCGCTGACCTGCGCCGTCGCCGGGGCCGACCCGCCCTGGGCCGGGCAGCTGGACGAAGGCTGACCCACCGTCGGCCGCAACCGGCGCCGGGTCAAGAACCCGCAACCGTGCGCCGACCGCTCGACCTGGGCCCCACCCGCACCCTTACGCTGTGGGCAACAGGGCCAGCCCGACCCTGCCCGGCCGGCGGAACCGGGAATGCGGCAAGGGGAGCAGTCACCATGCGGAACATCGCGCACCTCGGCCGGGGCGAGCCGGCTCCGGCCCGCTCAGCACCGGAACCCGAGCCGGACACCGGGCGCACCCACGAGCAGATGGCCTCCGGCGAGGTGCCCACCCGGGCGCCCCGCCCCGAGATCGGCGACTCCTGGGAGCGGCTGCGCCGGCTCGGCCTGGACCCGGAGCGCGGCCGCGAGCCCGAACACCTCGGCCCGGCCGAGGTGGAGCACCGGCGCCGGAGCAGCGGCCTGGACGCCGTGATGCCCGCGCTGCGCTCCGCCCTGCTCGACCCGGTCTCCGACCTGCCGCTGATCCTCGCGGTGGCCGACTCCTCCGGCACCCTGCTGTGGCACGAGGGCCCGCGCCAGCTGCGGCGCAGCGGCGACCTGATCGGCTTCATGACCGGCGGCCACTGGGGCGAGGACGCCGTGGGCACCAACGGCATCGGCACGGTGGCCCGCACCGGCCGCCCGATGCGGGTGCACTCCACCGAGCACTACATGCTCAACCAGCACGCCTGGACCTGCGTGGGCGCGCCGGTCCGCGACCCGCGGACCGGCCGGGTGGCCGGCGTGGTGGACCTCAGCGGCCCGGCCCGCGGCGTCCACCCGCAGCTGCTGGCGCTCGCCGTGACCGCCGCCAAGCTGGCCGAGACCGAGCTGCGGGCCGCCCAGCTGGAGTCGCTGCACCGGCTGCGCACGGTCGCCGAGCCGGTGCTGGCCCAGGCCACCGGCCCGGCCCTGGTGGTGGACCGGGACGGCTGGACGGCCGCCGCCGCCGGGCTGCTCACGCCGGTCAACCGGCTGCGGCTGCCGGCCGACGGCTGGGGCGCCGCCCCGGTGCACTGGCTGCCGTCACTGGGTCACTGCGCGGTCGAGCCGCTCGCCGACGGCTGGCTGGTCCGGCCGCTCACCGACTGCCGCCAGGCCGTCTCCGAACAGGCCGCCGGCGCCCGGCTGGTGCTCGACCTGAGCAGCGCCGACCACCCGGTGGTCTCGGTGCGCGGCGGCGCCGGCAACTGGTCGCACCCGCTCAGCCCGCGGCACGCCGAACTGCTGCTGCTGCTCGCCACCCACCAGCCCGGGCGGACCGCCGCGCAGCTCGCCGACGGGCTGTTCGGCGACCCGTCCAGGACGGTCACCGTGCGGGCCGAGCTCTCCCGGCTGCGCCGCTACCTGGGCGGGCTGCTGGAGCACCGGCCGTACCGGTTCGCCGAGTCGGTGCAGGTCGAGGTGGTCCGGCCGCAGGACGCCTACCAGTTGCTGCCGGCCTCCTCGGCGCCCGGGATCCGGCGGCTGCGGGCGCTGCTGGACTCCGGCTCGGTGATGCTGCCGGGCTGCCGGACCACCGATCGGCCGCAGCCGCTGCCCGGCGCGATCCCCTGCCCCAGACAGGCCGACGACGCGCCGCAGCCGATCTGAGACCCACTCGGTACCGATCTGATGCGTCGTCAGTTACCGGTCGGTCACGTAGCGATGACCGGTTACTGCCGACCGGTCAGTCCAGGTCGCCCAGCAGCAGCGCGGTGAGCTGCGCGTCGGTCGGACCGCCGTCCGGCTCGGCGCCCTCCGGCACCTCGGCGTAGGTGCGCTCCAGCCAGTCCCGCACCCGGGGCGCGGAGGCCTCCAACAGGGCGCTCCCGTAAGGGGATTCGAGCGCCAGGTGGAGGGTGGCGCCGTGGCACGGGCAGTGCGCGGGCCACAGCCGCACGTCGCCCTGGCCGGTCAGCCCGCGCAGCCCGTCGCGGAGCAGGTCGCGGGAGAACACCCAGTCCACCTCGTCCGGGCGGCCGAGGTGGAAGGTGACCAGCACCTCGTAGGGGTGCTCCGGTTCGTACCGGAAGCGCGTGGGCACGGTGCCCACCTTGTCCCGGCCCAGCGCGATGCGCAGGGTCAGGACCTCCTCCACCGGTACGGCCGGGCGGGGCGGGGACTGCGGCCTGGCCCCCTGCCCGACCGGGTACGGGGCTTCGCTGCTGGCAGACAGTGGATCGCGCGGCATGGCTGCTACTCCGGGGGCGAGTCGGGAACGGCTCAGCCTGCATCGATGCCCGCGCGGACCGCAAAGGTTGCAGGGGGTTGCATCACCCCCGCACCGCCCCGCAATGCCCCTTGGGGCACCCCGCCCCGCCCGCGGGAACCGCGCTCGCGTTCGGTGCGATCCATACGACGGTACGTCAGTTTTCGGCGTGCGGTGGAAGTTACCGTGAATTCGCGCCACCCGGGGCAGCGCCCCTGGCGCCCGCCCCGGCCACCCACGCCGGTTACGCAGCGGCGCCGCGCTGGTACTCTCGTCAGTCTGTCGATACGGGTGGGCCCACGGGGGCGACCGGTCTCCGGTTCCTGCGGGCCGACCCGCGCCGACCTGGGCAGCGGCAGTCGGCCGGGGAGGCCGACTGGGGAGGAGAGGGATCCGGTGACGCACCGGGAGAGCACCCCCGCGGCAGGGCGGGCCGATGTGCCGAACGGCCGGCACAGCCGCCCGAAGCCGTTCGTCGGCCAGCTCCGACTGCCCGCGATCAAGGTCTCCGGCGCCGCGATGGCGATGTCCACGGTGGTCGGCATCAGCATCGCCACCACCTGGCTGATCAGCGCCCAGCAGCGGGTCGGCTACGGGGTGCGGATGACCACGGTCGGCGCCACCCCCACCGACGGCAACACCCCCGGCGGCGTGCCCGGCGGCGCCGTCGCGCCACTGGCCGGCGGCGCCGGGCCGGGCGCGCCCGCGGCCGGCTCGGCCAGCAGCCCCGCACCGGTGCGCTCGGGCGGGGCGGTGGCCCGGCCCGGCACCCGCACCACGGCACCGGCCGGCCCGAAGGACGGGGCGCCCGGCGCTCCCGCCACCGCCGGGCCCGACGCCTCCGCGCCGGCCGTCGCCGTCGGGCCGGACGACCGCGCGCCGCTCGCCGCGACCGGCGCCCCCGCGGACCAGACCCCGGGCGCCTCCCCGAGCGCCGCACCCACCGGCGCCCCGGCCGCCCAGCCGGCCGGCGACCACCCGCACCCGGGCTACACGGCCGGGGTGCTCCCGGGCACGCCCGCGCCGGTGGGCGCCCAGCCGACGCCGAGCGACCCGGCGGCCGCGGCCGACCCGGCGGTGGACGCCGGCAGCAGCACCCCGCCCGCCCCGGGCGGCACCGTCTGCTCCGGCACCGGACCGAGCAGCGCGCCCGCGCCCGGCAGCGGCACCAGCGACCAGCCCGCCCCCGCCCCGGTGCCGCCGGCCCGCTCCCCCGAGCCGCCCACCCCCGTCACCCCGCTGATCCCCGCCCCGCGCCCGGCCCCCGAGGCCACCGGCACCGCCGCCGACCCGACCGCCCCGACCGCCCCGACCGCCCCGGACGCCTCCGCCGTGCTGACCGGCCGGGGCGCCCGCGCCGTCGGCAGCGGCCTGGGCGTGCGCCACACCGTGACGCTCACCGTCACCGAACCGCTCGCCGTGGTGGAGGCCGAGCTGCGCCTGGCCCGGGCCGACGCCGGGGCCGGCGC of Kitasatospora viridis contains these proteins:
- a CDS encoding carbohydrate kinase family protein, whose amino-acid sequence is MTITVLGECVADAFTTDGRPGELALTVHPGGGPANTATALGRLGTPTRFLGRLSGDPFGALFRARLTGSGVDLADCVAAAEPSTLAIAALDADGQAGYTFHAEGTADFQWQPAELAAVDLTACTAVHTGSLALVRAPGAVAVEEFLARAGAHATVSIDPNLRPLLVAPERYRERIAHWCALADLLRLSADDLALLHPGLTPDQAIDHWHALGVPLVVLTLGERGALVSLRGERATVEAVRTRVVDTVGAGDAFTAGLLHRLGLAGLLGGRLTGADLPQVTAAAAYAARVAALTCAVAGADPPWAGQLDEG
- a CDS encoding BlaI/MecI/CopY family transcriptional regulator — protein: MPELPSARRPSGELEAQVLAALWAADRPLTPQDVQLALGGELARTTVATILARLHDKGTVERTRVGRAYVYTPTVQDPAGLAARRMRTELDREQDRSTVLARFVSDLSDADERLLRELLGEGPNGHDGPNGHDVPNGPHGRDGGRG
- a CDS encoding helix-turn-helix domain-containing protein, with protein sequence MRNIAHLGRGEPAPARSAPEPEPDTGRTHEQMASGEVPTRAPRPEIGDSWERLRRLGLDPERGREPEHLGPAEVEHRRRSSGLDAVMPALRSALLDPVSDLPLILAVADSSGTLLWHEGPRQLRRSGDLIGFMTGGHWGEDAVGTNGIGTVARTGRPMRVHSTEHYMLNQHAWTCVGAPVRDPRTGRVAGVVDLSGPARGVHPQLLALAVTAAKLAETELRAAQLESLHRLRTVAEPVLAQATGPALVVDRDGWTAAAAGLLTPVNRLRLPADGWGAAPVHWLPSLGHCAVEPLADGWLVRPLTDCRQAVSEQAAGARLVLDLSSADHPVVSVRGGAGNWSHPLSPRHAELLLLLATHQPGRTAAQLADGLFGDPSRTVTVRAELSRLRRYLGGLLEHRPYRFAESVQVEVVRPQDAYQLLPASSAPGIRRLRALLDSGSVMLPGCRTTDRPQPLPGAIPCPRQADDAPQPI
- a CDS encoding M56 family metallopeptidase; the encoded protein is MILVLWLPFLVPFLAAPAARRLAEALAPRPAAWVLGCTGALLAGASAASLGLLVATGLLRIPAVAALGHLSVPWLADASPTAEVLAALAGAALVVTGVLTLRTAHHQYRDLRRARTALGLPAARRPRLRDLARPQHWLAPTGHPLEVLDDDHADAFALPGRPGRIVVTAGMLRALPAPERAALLAHERAHLTSRHHLFLAAAEYAAVLHPALRQLRAPLGYHLERWADEDAAHSVGDRAVTARAVGRAALAAARTPSRRPLLAPAAATGPVPRRVAALLSPRQTTLLAPAKGPSARRRAVTALALAACLAVSTAATAVATKDLHRTVERAQLAEDGARR
- a CDS encoding SsgA family sporulation/cell division regulator gives rise to the protein MPRDPLSASSEAPYPVGQGARPQSPPRPAVPVEEVLTLRIALGRDKVGTVPTRFRYEPEHPYEVLVTFHLGRPDEVDWVFSRDLLRDGLRGLTGQGDVRLWPAHCPCHGATLHLALESPYGSALLEASAPRVRDWLERTYAEVPEGAEPDGGPTDAQLTALLLGDLD